A part of Nocardioides sp. WS12 genomic DNA contains:
- the msrB gene encoding peptide-methionine (R)-S-oxide reductase MsrB, with the protein MAYEVEKTDEEWKAELTPEEYQVLRKAGTERAFTGEYTDTETKGVYRCKACQATLFESDTKFHSGCGWPSFYQPISDTIEYIDDSTLGMKRTEVRCANCGSHLGHVFPDGYGTPTGDRYCINSVSLTLEPKDA; encoded by the coding sequence ATGGCATATGAGGTGGAGAAGACCGACGAGGAGTGGAAGGCCGAACTCACTCCCGAGGAGTACCAGGTGCTGCGCAAGGCCGGCACTGAACGCGCGTTCACGGGTGAGTACACCGACACCGAGACCAAGGGCGTCTATCGCTGCAAGGCGTGTCAGGCGACCCTGTTCGAGTCGGACACGAAGTTCCACTCCGGCTGTGGCTGGCCGAGCTTCTACCAGCCGATCAGCGACACGATCGAGTACATCGACGACTCGACCTTGGGCATGAAGCGGACCGAGGTGCGCTGCGCCAACTGCGGCTCGCACCTGGGCCACGTGTTCCCTGATGGCTACGGCACACCGACCGGCGACCGCTACTGCATCAACTCGGTCAGCCTGACGCTGGAACCCAAGGACGCCTGA
- a CDS encoding rhodanese-like domain-containing protein has protein sequence MTALAGFAPVAQQYDGIDAMLDDARSRLDRVSARAAFQELIGGDALLVDIRPAAQREVEGEVAAWLPLRVIERNVLEWRFDPRSDASIPEASYDRRVIVLCQEGYTSSLAADALQRIGIRNATDVVGGFAAWRDAGMPVSG, from the coding sequence GTGACCGCGCTCGCCGGGTTCGCCCCCGTCGCGCAGCAGTACGACGGCATCGACGCGATGCTCGACGACGCCCGCTCCCGGCTCGACCGGGTCAGCGCCCGCGCCGCCTTCCAGGAGTTGATCGGTGGGGACGCGCTCCTTGTCGACATCCGGCCCGCCGCCCAGCGAGAGGTCGAGGGCGAGGTCGCGGCCTGGCTGCCGCTGCGCGTGATCGAGCGCAACGTGCTCGAGTGGCGCTTCGACCCCCGCAGCGACGCCAGCATTCCGGAGGCGTCGTACGACCGTCGGGTGATCGTGCTCTGCCAGGAGGGCTACACGTCCTCGCTGGCCGCCGACGCGCTCCAGCGGATCGGCATCCGCAACGCGACTGACGTGGTGGGCGGGTTCGCAGCCTGGCGCGATGCCGGGATGCCTGTTTCCGGTTGA
- a CDS encoding DUF559 domain-containing protein, which translates to MLDPTRPFTRAAALAAGLTDRQLGSPRHVRLHASIYVDATVALTPALRAEAALLSYAQGSWASHATAARMWRLPIPALPEEHVTVVRRQDRRNRVGIVCHCAPDATSDLVRLVEGVPVSSPEQVFVELATQLPLVELVVVGDHMVRRGMVRLDRLRAHCALARGSGSAQARTAAAYVRERVDSPMESRLRMLIVLAGLPEPLVNITYGDDEGLAFRRYDLSWPEVRLIVEYDGRHHVERIEQWESDLARREEIDDDGWRILVVIAKGVYARPDVTVAKIHRLLVRRGHPRVPTQPDQAWQRHFPGSGSLGA; encoded by the coding sequence ATGCTTGATCCGACCCGGCCCTTCACGCGCGCCGCAGCGCTGGCTGCGGGTCTCACCGATCGCCAGCTCGGTTCCCCGCGCCATGTCCGACTGCACGCGAGCATCTACGTCGACGCGACTGTTGCGCTGACTCCGGCGCTGCGCGCCGAAGCCGCCTTGCTCTCCTACGCGCAGGGGAGCTGGGCCAGCCACGCCACGGCCGCTCGGATGTGGCGACTCCCGATCCCAGCGCTGCCGGAGGAGCACGTGACCGTCGTACGGCGTCAGGACCGCCGCAACCGGGTCGGGATCGTCTGCCACTGTGCGCCGGACGCGACTTCCGACCTGGTGCGTCTGGTCGAGGGCGTGCCGGTGTCGAGCCCCGAGCAGGTCTTCGTCGAGCTGGCGACGCAACTGCCACTCGTTGAACTCGTCGTGGTCGGCGACCACATGGTTCGGCGCGGAATGGTCCGGCTGGACCGGCTGCGGGCTCACTGTGCTCTGGCCCGAGGGAGCGGCTCTGCCCAGGCGCGCACGGCCGCTGCCTATGTGCGCGAGCGCGTGGACTCGCCGATGGAGAGCCGCCTGCGGATGCTGATCGTGCTGGCCGGCCTGCCTGAACCGCTCGTCAACATCACCTACGGCGACGACGAGGGGCTCGCCTTTCGGCGCTACGACCTGAGCTGGCCGGAGGTGCGACTGATCGTCGAGTACGACGGTCGGCATCATGTCGAGCGCATTGAGCAGTGGGAATCGGATCTCGCGCGTCGCGAGGAGATCGATGACGACGGGTGGCGGATCCTCGTCGTGATCGCCAAGGGCGTGTACGCGAGGCCCGACGTGACGGTCGCGAAGATCCACCGCCTGTTGGTCCGGCGTGGCCACCCACGGGTGCCGACCCAGCCGGACCAGGCCTGGCAGCGACACTTCCCGGGCTCTGGCAGTCTGGGCGCGTGA
- the hemQ gene encoding hydrogen peroxide-dependent heme synthase: MSDPQAHIQSNAAKINELNELIRYTMWSVFRLDRTIGDDDVARKGEAAEVEALIAELAAEDVVVRGVYDVAGLRADADVMVWWHAESSDALQAAYHRLRRTAFGSRLAPVWSQMALHRPAEFNRSHLPAFLADERVHDYVSVYPFVRSYEWYLLDDAERRGLLAEHGKMARGYPDVRANTVPSFALGDYEWILAFECDDLSRIVDLMRHLRGSETRRHVREEVPFYTGRRVEVTDFINRLP; encoded by the coding sequence ATGTCCGACCCGCAGGCCCACATCCAGTCCAACGCCGCGAAGATCAACGAGCTCAACGAGTTGATCCGCTACACGATGTGGTCGGTGTTCCGCCTCGACCGCACGATCGGTGACGACGACGTCGCCCGCAAGGGCGAGGCCGCCGAGGTCGAGGCCCTCATCGCTGAACTGGCCGCCGAGGACGTCGTCGTCCGCGGTGTGTACGACGTCGCGGGCCTGCGTGCCGACGCCGACGTCATGGTGTGGTGGCATGCCGAGTCGAGCGACGCGCTCCAGGCGGCGTACCACCGTCTGCGTCGCACCGCCTTCGGCTCGCGACTCGCGCCGGTGTGGTCGCAGATGGCCCTGCACCGGCCGGCGGAGTTCAACCGCAGCCACCTGCCGGCGTTCCTCGCTGACGAGCGGGTGCACGACTACGTCTCCGTCTACCCCTTCGTGCGCTCCTATGAGTGGTACCTCCTCGACGACGCCGAGCGCCGCGGGCTGCTCGCCGAGCACGGCAAGATGGCCCGCGGTTACCCCGACGTGCGTGCCAACACGGTCCCCAGCTTCGCTCTCGGTGACTACGAGTGGATCCTCGCCTTCGAGTGCGACGACCTGTCCCGGATCGTTGACCTGATGCGGCATCTGCGCGGCTCCGAGACGCGTCGCCACGTCCGCGAAGAGGTGCCGTTCTACACCGGTCGCCGCGTCGAGGTCACGGACTTCATCAACCGCCTGCCGTAG
- a CDS encoding FAD-dependent oxidoreductase, whose amino-acid sequence MSRAVVVGAGVAGLTAARDLAIAGHDVLLLEATDRSGGKLRAGEVAGVTVDVGAEAMLHRRPEGTALATDLRLPITHPTAATSRVWTRDALRPLPRTLMGAPLDLDQLEASGILSPEGMRDARHQHVQYPTWDVSVGELVGGRFGQEVVDRLVEPLLGGVYAGQARHISVRAAVPQLVDLIARDEFTLPTPPADAPPVFASVDGGMWRMAAALEADLRERPGVEIRHGATVTAVRRTGSGFVVTTPAGDEAADLLVVATPAAPTARLLTDLAPSAAEELRQIGYASVALVTLAFRADEAAETLDTGASGFLVPPVDDRAIKASTFSFAKWDWVRAAGEGLLVLRTSLGRFGEEASLQAADEELVTVSLKDLATATGLSVAPVDAVVQRWGGGLPQYWVGHLDRVARIRAAVAEVPGLTLCGAAYDGVGIPATIGSAHHAIADLLA is encoded by the coding sequence GTGAGTCGAGCGGTCGTGGTCGGTGCGGGTGTGGCTGGACTGACGGCCGCGCGCGACCTGGCGATCGCGGGTCACGACGTCCTGCTCCTCGAAGCGACGGATCGGTCGGGCGGCAAGTTGCGCGCGGGCGAGGTCGCGGGGGTGACCGTGGATGTCGGCGCGGAGGCGATGTTGCACCGCCGGCCCGAAGGTACGGCGCTCGCCACGGACCTCCGACTTCCGATCACGCACCCCACGGCCGCGACGTCCCGGGTGTGGACGCGCGATGCGCTGCGTCCGCTGCCTCGCACGCTGATGGGCGCTCCGCTCGACCTCGACCAGCTCGAGGCCTCGGGGATTCTGTCGCCCGAGGGCATGCGCGACGCGCGCCACCAGCACGTCCAGTACCCCACGTGGGACGTCTCGGTGGGCGAGCTCGTCGGCGGGCGCTTCGGGCAGGAGGTCGTCGACCGTCTCGTCGAACCGCTACTCGGTGGCGTCTACGCCGGCCAGGCGCGCCACATCTCGGTGCGGGCTGCCGTGCCCCAACTGGTCGACCTGATCGCGCGCGACGAGTTCACACTCCCGACCCCGCCGGCCGATGCGCCGCCTGTGTTCGCCAGTGTCGACGGCGGCATGTGGCGGATGGCCGCCGCGCTCGAGGCGGACCTGCGTGAACGGCCGGGCGTCGAGATCCGCCACGGCGCCACGGTCACCGCGGTTCGTCGTACCGGCTCTGGCTTCGTGGTCACCACCCCCGCCGGTGACGAGGCCGCGGACCTGCTCGTCGTCGCCACCCCGGCTGCCCCGACCGCCCGCCTGCTCACCGACCTCGCGCCGAGCGCCGCCGAGGAGCTGCGGCAGATCGGGTACGCGTCGGTCGCCCTCGTGACGCTGGCCTTCCGTGCTGACGAGGCCGCCGAGACTCTCGACACCGGCGCGTCGGGCTTCCTCGTCCCGCCGGTCGATGACCGTGCGATCAAGGCATCGACGTTCTCGTTCGCGAAGTGGGACTGGGTCCGGGCCGCCGGGGAGGGCCTGCTGGTGCTGCGCACGTCCTTGGGCCGCTTCGGTGAGGAGGCCTCGTTGCAGGCCGCGGACGAGGAACTGGTCACCGTTTCGCTCAAGGACCTGGCCACTGCCACCGGCCTCTCCGTGGCACCCGTCGACGCCGTTGTGCAGCGCTGGGGTGGTGGCCTCCCGCAGTACTGGGTCGGCCACCTCGACCGCGTCGCCCGCATCCGCGCCGCCGTCGCCGAGGTCCCCGGACTCACCCTCTGTGGCGCGGCGTACGACGGCGTCGGCATCCCCGCCACCATCGGCTCCGCCCATCACGCGATCGCCGACCTGCTCGCCTGA
- a CDS encoding cysteine dioxygenase family protein: protein MTQLAVLSLLEVVREYAADPDLNYLIDPDQPERSWLRIHAAQEYEVWLISWPPGASTDWHDHGASYGAFTVLQGSLVEHTFDGGLKLNDLESGDAKAFGAGYAHDVRNESDLPALSLHVYSPRLSTMTRFRFRGDRLEVLGVERAGEEW, encoded by the coding sequence ATGACCCAGCTTGCTGTCCTGTCCCTGCTCGAGGTCGTGCGTGAGTACGCCGCCGACCCCGACCTCAACTACCTGATCGACCCCGACCAGCCCGAGCGCTCCTGGCTGCGGATCCACGCCGCGCAGGAGTACGAGGTCTGGCTGATCTCGTGGCCGCCGGGGGCTTCCACCGACTGGCACGACCACGGGGCGTCGTACGGCGCCTTCACCGTGCTCCAGGGTTCGCTCGTCGAGCACACCTTCGATGGTGGCTTGAAGCTCAACGACCTCGAGTCGGGTGACGCCAAGGCATTCGGCGCCGGCTACGCCCACGATGTCCGCAACGAATCGGACCTGCCGGCGTTGTCGTTGCACGTCTACTCGCCGAGACTCTCCACCATGACCCGCTTCCGCTTCCGTGGTGACCGCCTCGAGGTGCTCGGCGTCGAGCGCGCCGGGGAGGAGTGGTGA